From the Halalkalicoccus subterraneus genome, one window contains:
- a CDS encoding 30S ribosomal protein S4e, translating to MSRHQKRLSVPDSWPVERKTAKYTVKARAGPHGEDGVPLLIVLRDVLGYVDSKKEAMYATNEGGVLVNGEPVNDVHRPIGMFDILGFEERNEFYRVFPDEGGRLALTPIDEADADGKLGKIVDKRQVPGGETQLQLHDGRNLRVGEGSEYSGGDSIVIDWDNEILAHFAYEEGALVTAVQGQHAGEIGEIEGIRVIESSAPNTVSIVGEDTEFETIAEYVVVIDENFVEGGDEQ from the coding sequence ATGAGCAGACATCAGAAACGACTCTCAGTACCCGATTCGTGGCCGGTCGAGCGGAAAACCGCCAAATACACCGTGAAGGCCCGCGCGGGCCCGCACGGTGAGGACGGCGTACCGCTCCTGATCGTGCTGCGGGACGTACTGGGCTATGTCGACTCGAAGAAGGAAGCGATGTACGCCACGAACGAGGGCGGCGTCCTCGTCAACGGCGAGCCAGTGAACGACGTGCACCGACCCATCGGGATGTTCGACATCCTCGGGTTCGAGGAGCGCAACGAGTTCTATCGTGTCTTTCCCGACGAGGGCGGCCGGCTCGCGCTGACGCCGATCGACGAGGCCGATGCCGATGGCAAGCTCGGCAAGATTGTCGACAAGCGCCAGGTGCCCGGCGGCGAGACGCAGCTCCAGTTGCACGACGGACGCAACCTGCGCGTCGGTGAAGGCAGCGAGTACTCCGGCGGTGACTCGATCGTCATCGACTGGGACAACGAGATCCTCGCGCACTTCGCCTACGAGGAGGGTGCGCTGGTCACCGCGGTGCAGGGCCAGCACGCCGGCGAGATCGGCGAGATCGAGGGGATCCGCGTGATCGAATCGAGCGCGCCGAACACGGTCAGTATCGTCGGCGAGGACACCGAGTTCGAGACGATCGCCGAGTACGTCGTCGTCATCGACGAGAACTTCGTCGAGGGAGGTGACGAGCAATGA
- a CDS encoding 50S ribosomal protein L5 — translation MSEAESEAEGDFHEMREPIVEKIVVHMGVGTGGRELASAEDILEEITGQKSVRTQAKRTKPEFGIRQGDPIGAKVTLRDEAAVEFLETALPLADISGEQFDETGNVSFGIEEHTEFPNQEYDPDVGIFGFDVTVNLVRPGYRIRKRDIETRQIPSNHRLDAAAAIAYLNEQFDAGIGQEDTDE, via the coding sequence ATGAGCGAGGCCGAATCCGAAGCCGAGGGCGACTTCCACGAGATGCGCGAGCCCATCGTCGAGAAGATCGTCGTCCACATGGGCGTCGGCACCGGCGGGCGCGAACTCGCGAGCGCCGAAGATATCCTAGAGGAGATCACCGGCCAGAAGAGCGTCCGAACACAGGCGAAGCGAACGAAACCCGAGTTCGGCATCCGTCAGGGCGACCCGATCGGCGCGAAGGTCACTCTCCGGGACGAGGCCGCAGTGGAGTTCCTCGAAACGGCGCTCCCGCTCGCGGACATCTCGGGCGAGCAGTTCGACGAGACCGGCAACGTCAGCTTCGGGATCGAGGAGCACACCGAGTTCCCGAATCAGGAGTACGACCCCGACGTGGGGATCTTCGGCTTCGACGTGACGGTCAACCTCGTTCGTCCGGGCTACCGGATCCGAAAGCGGGACATCGAGACGCGACAGATCCCGTCGAACCACCGCCTCGACGCGGCGGCGGCGATCGCGTATCTGAACGAGCAGTTCGACGCCGGTATCGGTCAGGAGGACACAGATGAGTGA
- the rplX gene encoding 50S ribosomal protein L24: MSKQPRKQRNEAQNAPLHERHKQLHATLSDDLRDEHGVRRARVNAGDTVEVMRGDFAGETGEVASVDLKRGVVHVEDAVLEKADGEEISRPMEASNLRITGLDLDDEVREARLSGDNE; encoded by the coding sequence ATGAGCAAGCAACCACGCAAACAGCGAAACGAGGCACAGAACGCGCCGCTTCACGAGCGACACAAACAGCTACACGCGACGCTTTCGGACGACCTCCGTGACGAACACGGGGTTCGAAGAGCACGCGTCAACGCCGGGGACACCGTCGAGGTCATGCGCGGCGATTTCGCCGGCGAGACCGGCGAGGTCGCCTCGGTGGATCTCAAGCGCGGCGTCGTTCACGTCGAGGACGCGGTCCTCGAGAAGGCCGACGGCGAGGAGATCTCCCGCCCGATGGAGGCGAGCAACCTCCGAATCACGGGTCTCGACCTCGACGACGAGGTTCGAGAGGCACGGCTCTCGGGTGATAACGAATGA
- a CDS encoding 30S ribosomal protein S8: MTTSDPFSNALSGIDNAEGVGHLTHTIQPASNQIGSVLEVFYDRGYIDGFEFVEDGRAGKFEVELKGAINECGPIKPRYSAGADEFEKWEKRFLPARDYGTLVVTTSHGIMSHYEAREQGIGGQVIAYVY, translated from the coding sequence ATGACGACGAGTGATCCGTTCAGTAACGCGCTCTCGGGGATCGACAACGCCGAGGGTGTGGGACATCTGACACACACGATACAGCCCGCTTCGAACCAGATCGGCTCCGTGCTCGAGGTCTTTTACGACCGCGGGTACATCGACGGCTTCGAGTTCGTCGAGGACGGCCGAGCCGGGAAGTTCGAGGTCGAACTGAAGGGCGCGATCAACGAATGTGGCCCGATCAAGCCCCGCTATTCGGCGGGAGCAGACGAGTTCGAGAAATGGGAGAAGCGGTTCCTTCCCGCCCGTGACTACGGGACGCTCGTCGTCACGACCAGCCACGGCATCATGAGCCACTACGAGGCCCGCGAACAGGGCATCGGTGGCCAGGTGATCGCGTACGTCTACTGA
- the rpsQ gene encoding 30S ribosomal protein S17 → IVEREYDVFVPKYDRYMKRRSRVPAHVPGVLDHVSVGDRVKIAETRPLSKTKSHVLVEVSEDELELGPVDPTEAAEGDEEEAEGDVTTEAQAGEQ, encoded by the coding sequence GATCGTCGAACGAGAGTACGACGTCTTCGTGCCGAAATACGATCGGTACATGAAGCGTCGATCGCGCGTCCCGGCCCACGTGCCGGGCGTGCTCGATCACGTCTCGGTCGGCGATCGCGTGAAGATAGCAGAGACACGCCCCCTCTCGAAGACGAAAAGCCACGTCCTCGTCGAAGTCTCCGAGGACGAGTTGGAGCTCGGTCCCGTCGACCCGACGGAAGCGGCCGAAGGCGACGAGGAGGAAGCCGAGGGGGACGTAACAACCGAAGCACAAGCGGGTGAGCAGTGA
- a CDS encoding 30S ribosomal protein S14 has protein sequence MSESETETGEHATKRTGQLEACQRCGRKQGLVGKYDIWLCRQCFREIARNMGFKKYK, from the coding sequence ATGAGTGAATCAGAGACAGAGACGGGCGAACACGCCACGAAGCGCACCGGCCAGCTCGAAGCGTGCCAGCGATGTGGCCGCAAGCAGGGCCTGGTCGGCAAGTACGACATCTGGTTGTGCCGACAGTGCTTCCGCGAGATCGCCCGCAACATGGGGTTCAAGAAGTACAAATGA
- a CDS encoding 50S ribosomal protein L14: MEALKADVTKGLSKGALINCADNSGARELKLLSVSGYSGVKNRQPQAGVGDKITVSVTKGTPEMRRQVLEAVVIRQRKSIRRPDGTRVKFEDNAAVIVDDAEDPRGTEIKGPIAREVAERFGSVASTATMIV, from the coding sequence ATGGAGGCACTGAAAGCCGACGTCACGAAGGGCCTCTCGAAGGGCGCGCTCATCAACTGTGCGGACAACAGCGGCGCCCGCGAGCTGAAGCTGCTCAGCGTCTCGGGCTACTCGGGCGTGAAGAACCGCCAGCCACAAGCGGGGGTCGGTGACAAGATCACCGTCTCGGTCACGAAAGGGACCCCCGAGATGCGCCGCCAGGTCCTCGAAGCGGTCGTCATTCGCCAGCGGAAATCGATCCGCCGGCCCGACGGTACGCGCGTCAAGTTCGAGGACAACGCCGCGGTCATCGTCGACGACGCCGAGGACCCCCGCGGGACCGAGATCAAGGGACCGATCGCCCGCGAGGTCGCAGAGCGCTTCGGCAGCGTCGCCAGTACGGCGACGATGATCGTATAA